One Nocardioidaceae bacterium SCSIO 66511 genomic window carries:
- a CDS encoding XRE family transcriptional regulator produces the protein METPPQEGQSGDPGTEIGGRIRQARLAHRLTLADLADASGLTKGFISKLERNQANVSVASLIRICDALDLQPGELFEAPPGQVVRHDAYPPINFGGSEMTEYLLTPQSEHRLQAILSEIRPGGGSGPEQYELPADVEFVLVLDGELEVELGADTVSLAKGDAMTFSAETKHTFRNPNADTGARVLWVFSPALPVSE, from the coding sequence ATGGAAACGCCACCGCAAGAGGGTCAGTCCGGTGATCCCGGAACTGAGATCGGTGGTCGAATCCGGCAAGCCCGGCTCGCTCATCGCCTCACGCTCGCGGACCTCGCCGACGCCAGCGGCCTGACCAAAGGGTTCATCTCGAAGCTGGAGCGCAACCAGGCCAACGTCTCGGTCGCGTCCCTGATCCGGATCTGCGACGCGCTCGACCTCCAGCCGGGCGAGCTGTTCGAGGCGCCGCCGGGTCAGGTCGTACGCCATGACGCCTATCCGCCGATCAACTTCGGCGGCAGCGAGATGACCGAGTACCTGCTCACGCCGCAAAGTGAGCACCGACTGCAGGCGATCCTCAGCGAGATCCGGCCTGGGGGCGGAAGCGGGCCGGAGCAGTACGAACTGCCGGCAGACGTGGAGTTCGTACTGGTCTTGGACGGCGAGCTCGAGGTGGAGCTCGGAGCCGACACCGTTTCCCTTGCCAAGGGCGATGCGATGACGTTCTCGGCGGAGACCAAGCACACCTTCCGAAACCCGAATGCCGACACCGGCGCACGGGTGCTGTGGGTGTTCTCGCCTGCCCTCCCCGTGTCCGAGTGA
- a CDS encoding thiamine pyrophosphate-binding protein translates to MTYGQSRIGGDLLVESLAAVGTGVAFGVPGQHALGTFDALRRSGLRYVGNRTELCAAYAADGYARRSGFPGVVLVSTGPGALGTLPALQESAAASVPVVVIASQIPQAGLGKHQGYLHELSDQRAAARGIVKDAQLVRNHGSIAGAVVQAWEEALTPPHGPVWLEIPQDILLQPTDLPPVEALNFEPGDRSARSELIGQAARRLNEARQPAIIAGGGVVRAGAEAALLELAERVRAPTVTTFGANAAFPRNHPLAMQSWLEDQYTTEFLEEADVLVVVGSGLGELTSNYHTLRPRGAIIHIDASQDKLGANHPSLSIHADAEAALVDLAANVQRRQPDGVAERRVADLLTRIRARLHDQHLEHEEGLLTAVRNAIDSVQLADIPSYWDMTMLAYWAWSSWDGKRSGAMQSAQGSGGLGYAYPAAVGAAAGGDGPVLAVSGDGGAAYGLAELATARQHELDVTWLIVDDGGYGILREYMVDAFGEAYATELTRPDFVQLAQSFGIPAVASSPSTLEADLAAALSAAGPSVVVLETEIRMFEPTHRRESSAS, encoded by the coding sequence ATGACGTACGGGCAGAGTCGCATTGGCGGCGACCTCCTGGTGGAGTCGCTGGCTGCCGTAGGCACTGGTGTCGCGTTCGGCGTACCCGGGCAACATGCATTGGGTACGTTCGACGCGCTTCGCCGATCGGGCCTGCGATATGTCGGCAACCGTACGGAGCTCTGCGCGGCGTACGCCGCTGACGGGTATGCGAGGCGATCCGGTTTCCCGGGCGTCGTGCTCGTATCGACCGGCCCCGGTGCGCTCGGTACCCTGCCGGCGCTGCAGGAGTCGGCGGCCGCCTCGGTCCCTGTCGTGGTGATCGCGAGCCAGATCCCGCAGGCCGGCCTGGGCAAGCACCAGGGATACCTCCACGAACTCAGCGACCAGCGCGCCGCAGCTCGCGGCATCGTCAAGGACGCACAGTTGGTCCGAAACCACGGGAGCATCGCCGGCGCCGTCGTCCAGGCGTGGGAGGAAGCGTTGACGCCTCCGCATGGTCCGGTCTGGCTGGAGATTCCGCAGGACATCCTGTTGCAGCCCACGGACCTACCGCCCGTCGAGGCCCTGAACTTCGAACCAGGTGACAGATCTGCCCGATCAGAGCTCATCGGTCAAGCTGCGCGGCGCCTGAACGAGGCGCGACAGCCGGCCATCATCGCGGGCGGAGGCGTCGTCCGTGCCGGCGCAGAGGCTGCGCTCCTCGAACTGGCCGAGCGTGTACGAGCTCCGACCGTGACGACGTTCGGAGCGAACGCCGCCTTCCCGCGCAACCATCCCCTTGCCATGCAGTCATGGCTCGAAGACCAGTACACGACCGAGTTCCTGGAGGAAGCCGACGTCCTTGTCGTCGTCGGCAGCGGGCTCGGGGAGCTGACGTCCAACTACCACACACTTCGTCCGCGAGGCGCGATCATTCACATCGATGCGAGCCAGGACAAGCTCGGGGCGAACCATCCGTCGTTGAGCATTCACGCGGACGCCGAGGCAGCACTTGTCGACCTCGCCGCCAACGTGCAGCGAAGGCAGCCCGATGGCGTGGCCGAACGCCGAGTCGCGGACCTCCTCACCCGCATCCGCGCTCGTTTGCACGACCAACATCTCGAGCATGAAGAGGGGCTTCTGACGGCCGTTCGCAATGCGATCGACTCCGTGCAGCTCGCCGACATCCCGAGCTACTGGGACATGACCATGCTTGCGTACTGGGCTTGGTCTTCCTGGGACGGTAAGCGCTCGGGAGCCATGCAATCCGCACAAGGTAGCGGAGGGCTCGGGTACGCGTACCCCGCAGCGGTCGGTGCCGCCGCGGGCGGAGACGGGCCGGTTCTGGCGGTATCCGGTGACGGTGGCGCAGCGTACGGGCTCGCGGAGCTGGCAACCGCTCGCCAGCACGAACTCGATGTCACCTGGCTGATCGTCGACGACGGCGGTTACGGCATCCTGCGCGAGTACATGGTCGACGCGTTCGGCGAAGCGTACGCAACCGAGTTGACCCGACCGGACTTCGTGCAACTCGCCCAGTCGTTCGGCATTCCCGCCGTCGCGAGCAGCCCTTCGACGCTCGAGGCCGACCTCGCAGCCGCCCTTTCCGCAGCCGGTCCGAGCGTGGTCGTACTCGAGACCGAAATCCGCATGTTCGAGCCGACCCACCGCCGAGAGTCATCCGCGTCTTGA
- the speB gene encoding agmatinase — MTSNIDHPAAATVGPVDASVVPRFAGIATFARLPRIEEVQACDIAVVGAPFDSGVSYRPGARFGSAAVREASRLLRPYHPDLDTEPFANAQVADAGDIACNPFDISEAVASVEAGADRLLDAGARLAVIGGDHTIALPMLRCMARRHGPVALLHFDAHLDTWDTYFGAPYTHGTPFRRASEEGLLDPTALCHVGTRGPLYARSDLDDDARMGFGIVTSNDVMRRGVDSVIEQLRSRIGDRPLYISVDIDVLDPSHAPGTGTPEAGGLTSRELLCILRGLAGLKVVSSDVVEVSPAYDHADVTAVAASHVTYDLISLMSMAGGDSAKAEKAT; from the coding sequence ATGACGAGCAATATCGACCACCCGGCCGCCGCGACTGTCGGACCTGTCGACGCGTCCGTCGTGCCGCGATTCGCCGGCATCGCGACGTTCGCCCGGTTGCCCCGGATCGAAGAGGTGCAAGCGTGTGACATCGCCGTCGTCGGCGCGCCGTTCGACTCGGGCGTTTCGTACCGTCCCGGTGCGCGGTTCGGGTCGGCTGCCGTCCGCGAAGCGAGTCGACTGCTTCGTCCGTACCACCCCGACCTCGACACCGAGCCGTTTGCGAACGCGCAGGTCGCCGACGCGGGAGACATCGCGTGCAATCCGTTCGACATCAGCGAGGCGGTCGCATCGGTGGAGGCGGGCGCCGATCGGCTACTCGATGCGGGTGCGCGCTTGGCGGTCATCGGTGGAGACCACACGATCGCACTGCCGATGCTTCGCTGCATGGCGCGGCGGCACGGACCGGTCGCCCTGCTCCACTTCGACGCACACCTTGACACCTGGGACACGTACTTCGGTGCGCCGTACACGCATGGGACGCCCTTCCGTCGCGCCTCCGAGGAGGGTCTATTGGATCCGACGGCACTGTGCCACGTCGGCACCCGCGGGCCCCTCTACGCGCGCAGCGACTTGGACGATGACGCACGGATGGGATTCGGGATCGTCACCTCGAACGACGTGATGAGGCGTGGTGTCGACTCGGTGATCGAGCAGCTCAGATCCCGGATCGGTGATCGCCCGCTCTACATCTCGGTCGACATCGACGTGCTCGACCCGTCGCATGCGCCCGGTACGGGCACGCCCGAGGCCGGCGGCCTCACCAGTCGAGAGCTGCTGTGCATCTTGCGCGGACTTGCCGGTCTGAAGGTCGTGTCGAGCGATGTCGTCGAGGTCTCGCCCGCGTACGACCACGCAGACGTGACTGCGGTCGCTGCATCCCATGTGACCTACGATCTGATCTCCCTGATGAGCATGGCGGGTGGGGATTCCGCGAAGGCCGAGAAGGCGACCTGA